The genomic DNA TCATGGGGTGATTGATGGGAGGACTTTTGGGGCATGGATTTCCGTTTCTTTAGGGGACAGTGGATTtcgggaaggaggattaGCATTTTAATACCCCCGACTACTAGCTCGGTAGCTTGATAGTCAACCTCGCTTCTTACCCATACTTTTCTGTGCCTTTTGTTGTGCTTGGTGATGTGACTTGTTCTGTGCCTTTCTGCCGACATCTTTCTTGCTGTGAATTTGCAAGAGTTACTGGTAAAATCCACTCTTTGAATCGAGAATGCTTCTATCGCATGATAGTCAAAAATTCAGAGAGTAGTATTCCTGCTTCCACAACGTTGATATCAGCCAATTCCAGAACATCTTGAGCTGTTCAGCATGAAGTCAAGTGGAGAAAGTTTGCCCCATATCCACTAGACAGATATACCCCTGGCGATGGTATCCAATGCCAACCCAGAATCCGGGGTCGGAGACAGCCGTAGTCAGGCTTGGCCCCAAGCAGGTGTGACATGGGGTATCACCCCCAAAAATTAATTTTACTCTTGAACGCGACGTGCAAACTCGCGGCGATTTTTCCCccagcttcttcatcacTTTGAAAGTCAATCGACCGGTCAAATATAGCGCCAAATCACAGCCATGGACTTCTCGACACGCTCGTCGCCATCGGGCGCCGAGCCCCTTACCTTTATAGAAATGATCGACCAGACGACCATCATCTCGCTGCTCTCGACACTCGCGATCCTGTTCACGGCGCTGGGGATTTCAAAACTGGTGTTGGACAAGCACACTCCGGGGAGGCTGAGGTTCCTGTTTGTCTGGCATGCGTTTGACGCGCTGATCCACTTCATATTGGAGGGGAGTTTTGTGTGGCACTGCCTGTGCAGCAGCACgtcggtgagggaggtgaagggggatTACTTCCCGACGCCGTATTATTATTTGGGGCAGGACCAAAAGGGACGGGTTTGGGGCTCGCAGGCGGCTGTTGGGCAGGAGGGGTATCTGGGTGCTATGGCGCAGTTGTGGATGGTGTATGCCAAGGCTGATCGGAGGTGGGCGGGGGTTGATTTGGCGACATTGAGTATTGAGATTATTAcggttgtttttgggggtgtgatggcggtgttggtttgttgggatttggcgaggaagaatgTGGCTAGGGGGAACTTGGCTAGTGAGTATATtctcgggggaggtggaggtgaggaagggaggaTTGCTAATGGGAGATACAGTGATCATTCTTGCGACGGCCGAATTGTATGGTGGGTATATGACTTTTATGCCGGAATGGTTGAGCGGGAGCGCCAACTTGGATACGAGCAACTTTATGTACAAGTGGATTTTCTTGGCCTTTTTCAATGTAAGTTGTTTGACGGCGATGTCGTGGGTGGGAGGTTGCTAACGGTTTGATAGGGCCTTTGGGTGGTTATCCCTCTGTATGCCATCTACGTGGCTGGAGCGGACATTTACGACGCTATCTGGGTCAGGTCTATTGTtgaggagcagaagaaggacgagTAAAGCGTGCGATGAGAAGGGCGGTGGTTCGTGGAGAACGATGATATACGTTGAGGGGTTGATACATCATTATCTAATGGCTGATATTTGATGCTGTGAAGAGTTGGGGGGTGCTGGTATATGGGTATAATGAAATTGCGAACTGTAGGTACGACATGGCTGTAGGAATGAACAAAATGCATATATTTGATGCTTTGGGCTTTGTTGAGGGAGCCCTGAACCAAGCCGGAAATCTCATGAGAACCTCGCTGCAAAACCAGGTTCGCCAGGCACATCATAACACATCATGATCATACAAGTCGATATCCTTGGCCAGCATCAATAGCTGGAGCGCATcaaagccagccagccccatGTCAGCCACATGCATAGCGGATCCCACGTTGGTGACAGACGTGTGGCGTTGATGCTACAGACTAAACCGGAAAGTTGGGTGGCCCTCCGCAAAGCAGAGCCTGTAGCATACCCCCTTTTTCATTTCGGAATTCTAGACTTCCAGGTTCCTCTACCCACCAGACCGTAACCCATGACAATGGTGAGTCTAGAGCCGCTGGGAACTCGTGTTAAGCTTCATCCAGCCTGGCAAGCTCGGCATCCTGCTGACCCTGCTCGGTTCCTGTTGTACCTTATCGTCCTTCAAGAGAGTCTAGAATTGCGAGATAGCTACCGACCCGCGAAAAGCAAGGCGAATAAAGTTCCTAACCTCCGAGTCCGAGGGAGCTAGCAGGAGCAATACTTTGGTTGTCGACTTCTGCGAAGCTCCGTATTTCAATCTAGGTAGGGCTGGAGCAAGTTGTAAAGCTCGCCTGTTGGCATAGGGGCCACTAGCGAGCATCATTTTCAACGATCTTCCGACGGTGTCGATACGAGGCATGTCGCCTTATCTGCTTGCTACCTTCCCCGCAATGATGTTCGCAAGGCATGGCTGGCTTTCAAAGGAATCCATCGTGGGATCTCTTATCTCAGTTTTGGAAGctatgggggaggggaagaggccaAGTGAAGTCCCTTGTCGGGTGACACGAGGGTGATGGGATGACCGCAACCTGATACATGCTCTGCTTCAGGGGATGCGAGGGGTGGGTGACAACGGACGATGGTCGATGGAATCGAAAGAAGCTTTTAttgtgggtgttgaggggaggaaaCATAGGACAGATGGGACTGAGTGCATCGTTAAACCTTGATAGCTGGTGATGATCGATCGGGATcgatgttgtggtggacTGATGCACTTTC from Podospora pseudoanserina strain CBS 124.78 chromosome 2, whole genome shotgun sequence includes the following:
- a CDS encoding hypothetical protein (EggNog:ENOG503P0KJ; COG:I), encoding MDFSTRSSPSGAEPLTFIEMIDQTTIISLLSTLAILFTALGISKLVLDKHTPGRLRFLFVWHAFDALIHFILEGSFVWHCLCSSTSVREVKGDYFPTPYYYLGQDQKGRVWGSQAAVGQEGYLGAMAQLWMVYAKADRRWAGVDLATLSIEIITVVFGGVMAVLVCWDLARKNVARGNLAMIILATAELYGGYMTFMPEWLSGSANLDTSNFMYKWIFLAFFNGLWVVIPLYAIYVAGADIYDAIWVRSIVEEQKKDE